The region GCGTATTCCTGGGAATTCTGACGGCGCTTTTACTCGAAGGAATCATGCAAGGATTTTTCATACCTCAAGCAATGGCATTTTCACAATTCACGCCCAGTTCTGGCTTTATGTTACAAGCCCTCGCCCTGATGTTTTCTTCTCTTTCGGTTCTATTATTTTTCGTTATTCCGGACAAAAACCAGAACGCTTTTTTAAACGCTTTGAAAACAAGCGGCAAAGTAGTTTTGTTTTTTGTGCTTGGCGTCCTCCTTTCCGGGATGATTTTCACAGCGGCAACTTATCTGTCAGGCAGGGTAGCCTTTTTATTTTCCGTGGGGAGGGCTCCTTTTTGAAACTCGAACGGATAACCGATTCAGCGGATAAGATAGAAGTTCACATGGCTAGAGACGAGGCTCTTTTCGAAAGCGCTCAAAATGAGAGATCAGACAAAGCAATTGTTAGGTTTTACACAACGCCCGAACCAAGCGTGACTGTTGGCAGAAACCAGAGACTCGGAGCTGAATTTACACTGAAATGCCTCGAGACGGGAGTCAAGGCGGTGAGAAGGCTGACTGGAGGTAGAGCCGTTCCTCACGCCAACGAGGTTACTTATTGTCTCGTGGCACCGGTGAAAGAAATGTTTTCAGGCAGGGTCACGGAAAGTTTTATGGTCGTTTCGGAGCGGCTTGTCCAGGGGTTGAGAGCTTCGGGGGTAGAAGCCCGAATTTCCCGGGTGAACGAAGGCGAAGAGAGCACCGTATCATGCTTTGACGCGGTAGGAAGGCATGAAATCACATTCAGAAGCATAAAACTGCTGGGGAGCGCCCAGTACAGAAAAGCGGGTTACCTGCTTCAGCAGGGAACTCTGATTTTCCGAAAATTGCCCTTCGAAATAGAATACATACTTGGTTCAAAAAACGTTTCTCTGGAAGAGCTTCAAGGCACCCTGCCCTCGTGGAACCAGGTCGCCCAAAACATGTTTTGCGCCCTCTCGTCGCTTTTTGATGGAACTTCTCTTACGAGAGATTTGACCACCCGTGAAAAACAGCTTGAGAAGGCTCTTTTAGACAAATACGGGGGGGTTGAAAAGGAGAAACAATTTTAGTTTTAGGAGAAAAACTGCATTGATTTAATGGTCTTTTCATTGTATAAAATAATTTACATCTTCAGGTTCATAAGGAGGCAAAATGTCTATTCAATGCAATGTTGCTGATGCCAGTCCCAGTGAATTGCTATTTTTTCTCTCTCATTTCAAAAAAACTGGAACTCTGAAGCTTCAGGGAAAAAACAACAGAGGTGAAGTGTTTATAAAATCCGGCAGAATAGTACATGCCGTGAACAAAGATGCGGTAGGACTGGAAGCTCTTTACAATTTGGCGATGATTCAGGAAGGCAAAATAGATTTTGTTCAGGACGAGATCCCGGCTTCCGAGACCATCGCGGAAGAATCGATGCAGGTGATTAGTGAAGCCGAAAGAAGAAGAGCAGAACTCGCTGATCTTATGAAAAGAGTTCCGCCTCTTGAGACCGTTTTATTGAGAGCCCCGAAGCTTTCTACGGAAGAAGATGTAATCCTCAGAAAAAGCGACTGGAAGGTTTTTGTAATGACGGACGGGAAAACCGCTCTCAGAAATATTATCGAAAATTCCAATATTGGCATTTTGGAAGTATATTCGAGCATAACTTGGCTCCTTGAAAAGAGTTTTATCCTGGATCCCGCCGCGGCGATGAGAGAACTCGGTTCAAGCCTTTTGAAATTAAACGAGTTGGTCAAAGAATTCGGAGAAGGAGGAGTAGGAGTCCCCGCGTGGATTTCTTTTCTAAAAGAGCAGGTCAGAAAATACGATCCGGACGATTCAAAACTCGGACCTTTTTTAGTCTGGAACGCCGACAGCCTGCAGATAAAGCAGGAGAACATAACTCCGAAAAACGGAGCTGTTCTGAACGAATTCATTCAGAAATTGATTTCTATTGTTCTCGAAAAAGCTGTAAACGACTACGGCAGGATCATAGCCAAGAGAAAATACGATCAAGTAGCCAAGAGGATTTCATAAAAAATGGCCGACGCGTCCAAACTTACGGAAAGCGCGAGAATTATCGGTGAAAATATTTTCAGGACCGGCGGAATTAAAACAGTTGAAATTCTCGGATCTCTCGATGGCGAACTTTTATTCACACTTGGAGAGACTGATTCAAGCCTCTACGATATTTCGGCTTTCATCGGTTCCGTGAGTGTTCCTGTTTCAAAAACCATGAGGATAGAAGATTTAAAATACGCTGTAGTCGACTCCTCCGGAGGCAAAACGGTTTTGGTAACCGAAGAAGACTTCATTATTGGAATTCGATGCCAGGATGAAGCTGACCCGGATGAAATCGCAATAAACGCCGGGAAATATCTTAAACCTGAAAAATTATCAGATGTCCAAAAGACAATCACGCCAGCGGTGATGTCGAAGGAAGCGAGACTTGCCGCAGGCAAAATAAAACAGATAAATTTTCTTATAGAGGAGTTTTCTCAAGACAACGAAGTAAGACCCTGGCTCGATTTAGTGGAAAGAAAACTCGAAGACTTCAGAGGACAAAAAGTGTTGGTAAATTTTTTGGAAATAAAAGAAGACAACCTTTTCTTGAATCCTGGAGCTGAAGCGATTGACGAAAAAGAGGTAAACGAAGTCTCCAAAAATTTAATTGATTCTCTTTGCAGGCTTGCTATTGAAAAGCTCGGACCGGATGCGGCTAAAAACAAAGTTCACAATGTCATCCAGAAGATGGGATTTCTGGCTAAGAAAAAGGATTGACAGTGGAACCTCTTGAAATTCTGCGAGAAGCCACGACAGCATCGAAAGTTTTCTGTTGCGACAACTCATCCTGCAAAGAATCCGGTGAGTTGAACCTCGATCTCGACAAAAATGCTTTTTTGAGGGCTTGCGGATCAGTCAAGGGAGCAGCTGCGAGCATCGAGGGAGAAGATATACAAAAAATAATATTCCACGGCGTGAACATCACCGTGGCTTTCATGAAACAAGAATCCGATACGATAGGTGTTGTTTGGCAGGAGCCGATCTCTTCTCTCATCCAGCTCGGAAGGCTCGATGGGGCGTTGAAAAAAATGCTCGAAACACCTCCACCCCAACCAGAAGAACAAAAACAGCCCGAGATTCAAGCACCTCCTACCGAAGAACCTGAAGAAAAAGAACCGGAAAAGTTCGAGAAAGAACCCATGCAACGGGAACCGGAAATCGAGGTCAAGGAGAAACCCTCTGAACCCAAAATAGAACAGCCTCCACCTCCTGTCGTCAAATTTATATATGCGGCGGAAGTGATGGACAGAATAGAAAACCTCCTTGAAAAATATCTCGAAGATTTCAGCACTGTTATATTCGAAAATGAAATCTCGGATTTGGGGCTGAGTTTAAAGGGAGCCCAATCATTTACCAAAGAACAGATTGTAACTCTAATCGATAAATTGCATGACGCAGCGTCTCTGATGATAGGAGGCTCGACTGCCAATGACATGAAAGAAGAAATTCTCAAAAATATAAAAGATACGGAAAGGGAGGCGCAATAAATGAATCTTGTTTCACTTTTGATAACGGCCCAGGGTCTTCCTCCGGATGTTCAAAATCTCTGGACCATAAAGACGTGGATACTGGTGGCGTCCGCTTTGTTTCTTTGGCTGGCTTTCGTCTTGCTGGGATTGGCGGCGAGAAATTACGAGAAAGTCTTGAGGCAGACCACTGAGTGGCAGTTTCTTGTCGCAGCTCCTTCAGGCATTCTGATCTACGCTGTAATACAGGCGATTTTGCTTGTAACAGCAGGTAAATACAGACTTGTAGGGCTGACAGGATATATAGGTTACGGTCTTTTCCTGGTGTCGGCGGTGATAACCCTTATCGGAACTCTCAGGTTTTACGAAGTAATAAAAGGTAAAAAAAGAAAAAAGCAGGGGAGGTGACGAACCGTGGTTAAAACAATTCTGGCTGAACAATTTTTCATACTGGGAGAAATACTTCTCGTAGCCGCCCTTGTAATATACGGATTAATTCTCAAAAGGCTGCTGAAGTTGTTGAAAAAAAACCCTGTTTTTTGGATCCTTTTGATTGTTTCCGCGTTGTTCGTGCTCGTATCCCTCGTTTTCCATTCTTTCGGTGTCTACGAAAAAGGTTCGGTCGAGGATCCCGTTGAATTGATGAGATCACTGGGATTTATGGGGATTTTTGAAGCCCTGGCGGTTGTATTGGGAAGTATATTCGCCTTTTTTTCGGCTTTGATGTACAACAGATGGTCTCACAGGTGAAATGCGACTGGTGTAACCTTGCTTAAGCGTCGTTTAATTTTTAATTTAATCGGTAAAGTTAATTATTGACTAACATTGTGTTAATTTCTATAATTATTGGTAATGTTTTGATAAGCAATTTAAAACATACGGCAGGAAATCGAGGAGGTAGGTATGCTCAGGTGGGCTAAAAATGTAGTTTTGATTGTAAGCTTGTTCCTCATCGCTTCTCTGCTCGTGGCGGGCACGACAGGAAAAATTCGCGGAAGGGTTGTCGACGAAAGAGGCAATCCCGTTCCATACGCGCAGGTCATGGTGCTGAACACGAGCTTTGGAGGGTTGACAAACGCTCAGGGTGAATTCGACATAATAGGTATTCCACCGGGAACCTATATTGTCCAAGCCGCGATGATAGGATTCACCCCGGCTCAAAAGACTTCGGTCGTTGTCAACGTCGACAGGACAACGGACGTTGGCGCGATGGTACTTCGTTCTGAAGCCCTTGAAATCGGAATCGAAGTGACGACTTACGGGACGAGGATGATAGCGGCTGACGTGACCGCGACGGAGATAAGCGTCAACCAGGAAGACATGCAGGCTTTGGGACTTGAAAACTTCGCCGAAGCTTTGACCCGTTCGACTGCCGCAACCGAGCAGGGCGGGCAAATACACATGCGCGGAGGCAGAGGCGGAGAAATTTTGTACATGGTCGACGGAATGTCGGTAAAAGATCCCCTCGTAGGCGGCAGTTACGCCATTGATATAGCTACCAACGCAGTACAGCAGATGAATATAATGGCCGGCGGGTTCAACGCCGAATACGGTCAGGCTCAATCCGGAGTCGTAAACGTAGTTACGAGAGAAGGAAGCAGGACAAACTACTCCGGAAGGATTTCCTACTCGACAGATAAATTCGCGGGTTCAAACAGGGATTACAGCTTCAACACAGACAGATACGATTTGTCTTTCGGAGGGCCCGAACCTATATCAAGAGCTCTTTTGGGAAGAGGGCAGGAAGGGTCTGAAGCCGGATACCTGACGTTTTTCGTCTCGACTTCGGGATATTTCTCAAACACAGGAATTCCATACCCGGAACTGCAGTCAGACTATAATTTTCTTAAAAATAGGTTCGACCCCGACACTACCAACTACAGGGGCTGGGTAAGCCCCGGAGATTTTCTCCTGCAGTCCGACCTCAGCGAGACCACACAGCTTTTCTCCCTTAGGCAGAGCAATAAATTCACGTCGAACGCAAAACTCGCTTACCTTTTGACGAGCACGAAAAAACTTGTTCTTTCTTTCAACAAGACTTGGCAGTGGAGATTGCCTTACCAGCATTGTTTTAAATACAACGCTCATCACGCTTTGGCTTATCAGGATATAGCGTATCAATGGACGCTTGGCTGGAACCACACCATTTCTGCGAAAGCGTTTTATAACATTAAAGTAGGTTTTTTCCACAACCAGGACGCGAGAGACCATGGACACAATCCTGATTACTTCTATCCCGGTACTTTCCCTGAAGATTATTTCCCTTACCAGGCGAATTACCTCGGTATAAGGTTTCTGAACCAAAACGAATGGGACCAGTGGGCAAGATGGCAGAGAAGGGACCTCAAGAGGTGGACCGTCCTCGGGGATTTCTCTTGGCAGGTCAACAGGGAAAACCTGCTTAAAATCGGCGGAAGCATAGAATATTATAAAATTCAACAGGGAGAAATTTCCTATACTTGGCAGTACTATACAGGCGCCATACAGCCCAAGCCCTGGGAACCTTATCCAGACCAGGGTGTTTTCAGAGACTGCTGGAAGGCTTCGCCAATTGGAGCGGCGTTTTACATACAGGATAAACTTGAAACGGAAGGTATGATAATCAACCTCGGCCTTAGAGCTGATATGTGGATGCCAGGAAAAGACTTTGAAGAATATCCAGATCCGCTTTCCGGGGATACTCTCGAGGCGACAAACAAGTTTGACATAAGCCCGAGGCTCGGTATCGCCTTCCCAATAACGGACAAGGACAAACTTTATTTTTCTTACGGCAGATTCATTCAGCTTCCAGAGCTTCAGTACCTATACGGAGCAAACCAGCAGGGTACATCAGCTTTAAAAAATTACACGAATCCAAACCTTGACGCGGAAAAGACAGTTCAATACGAAATCGGTCTCGACCACGCTTTCTCCAACACCACCAAAATGTCCATAAGGGCTTTCTTCAAAGATATTCGCGGTCTCATAGGCCTTATGACAGGCGGAACGCCTCCTTTCGACGGGCAGATTTTCACGAACCTCGACTACGGAAACGTCAGGGGTTTTGACTTCGCTTTCGACAAAACTGTCAAAAACTACTGGGGGTTTAGCGTCAACTATACTCTTCAGTGGGCTGACGGCAAGGGTTCGGACGCTTATGACAACTACCTTATTTCAGACCCCGCGGAAATTCCTTTGAAGACATACCCCTTGGATTGGGATGAAAGGCATTCGGTTAAAGGCAACATTATTCTCGCCGCTGACGAAGGGGAGAAGATGTTCGGATTTGTCCCAGACAAGTGGTCGTTTTCCGTGGAATGCCTATACGGGAGCGGTTTCCCATACTCCCCGAGCACAGACAACCCGGATTACGACATTCTCAAGGGCGAAAACTACATGAGGATGCCGTACCATATTCAGTGGAACATGACTTTTATAAAGAACTTCAAATTCGGACCTATGGGATACGGCTTCAGGGTTCAGGTTGACAATATCTTCAACAAGAAAGACGTCATAGACGTCGACGATGACACAGGGACTTGGAACGGAAACGGGACGGAAGTCCAGTCCGATCCTCTGAACCTAACAGACCCAAGACAAATAATGATAGGATTTTTCGCTGAATTTTAACTTTTTATTGGGGGAGATTGTATCTCCCCCGTGTAACTTAAAGGGTTCATTTTTAATTGAAAGATAAGGAGTGAGTCAGATGGGAGTGATTCAGTTTTACAGAGAAGGCGGATGGGCGATGCATCTTCTCCTCGTTTCCGCCCTTATTGGACTTTTTTTCATGTTCGAAAGGATTATTTTTCTTTTTTTCAAAACCAGACCGGACCCGATTGATTATGTCGAAAAACTCACCAAAGACATCAAATCCAAAAAGGGTAAAGATGGAGTGGACTCGGCTCTGAAGAAATCGAGATCTGATTCATTTCCCATAGCTAAAATTTCATCAGCCATACTTGAAAAGGCGAGCTACGGAAAAGACGAGATGGAGGAGGCGAGGGACATGGAAGCCCTAAAAACCCTTTCTTTTCTCGACAGGGGAATGCTCGTTTTAGCGGCTGTCGCGAACATAGCTCCTCTAATCGGATTCTTGGGCACTGTCGTAGGGATGATGATGGCTTTTGAGGCTATAGCAAAAGCTGGAACAGTCGAGCCGACTATTGTCGCTGACGGAATAAGGGTCGCTCTGATAACAACCGCGGCTGGACTCATGATAGCTTTTCCTGTAAGCGCGTTTCAT is a window of candidate division WOR-3 bacterium DNA encoding:
- a CDS encoding TonB-dependent receptor; the encoded protein is MLRWAKNVVLIVSLFLIASLLVAGTTGKIRGRVVDERGNPVPYAQVMVLNTSFGGLTNAQGEFDIIGIPPGTYIVQAAMIGFTPAQKTSVVVNVDRTTDVGAMVLRSEALEIGIEVTTYGTRMIAADVTATEISVNQEDMQALGLENFAEALTRSTAATEQGGQIHMRGGRGGEILYMVDGMSVKDPLVGGSYAIDIATNAVQQMNIMAGGFNAEYGQAQSGVVNVVTREGSRTNYSGRISYSTDKFAGSNRDYSFNTDRYDLSFGGPEPISRALLGRGQEGSEAGYLTFFVSTSGYFSNTGIPYPELQSDYNFLKNRFDPDTTNYRGWVSPGDFLLQSDLSETTQLFSLRQSNKFTSNAKLAYLLTSTKKLVLSFNKTWQWRLPYQHCFKYNAHHALAYQDIAYQWTLGWNHTISAKAFYNIKVGFFHNQDARDHGHNPDYFYPGTFPEDYFPYQANYLGIRFLNQNEWDQWARWQRRDLKRWTVLGDFSWQVNRENLLKIGGSIEYYKIQQGEISYTWQYYTGAIQPKPWEPYPDQGVFRDCWKASPIGAAFYIQDKLETEGMIINLGLRADMWMPGKDFEEYPDPLSGDTLEATNKFDISPRLGIAFPITDKDKLYFSYGRFIQLPELQYLYGANQQGTSALKNYTNPNLDAEKTVQYEIGLDHAFSNTTKMSIRAFFKDIRGLIGLMTGGTPPFDGQIFTNLDYGNVRGFDFAFDKTVKNYWGFSVNYTLQWADGKGSDAYDNYLISDPAEIPLKTYPLDWDERHSVKGNIILAADEGEKMFGFVPDKWSFSVECLYGSGFPYSPSTDNPDYDILKGENYMRMPYHIQWNMTFIKNFKFGPMGYGFRVQVDNIFNKKDVIDVDDDTGTWNGNGTEVQSDPLNLTDPRQIMIGFFAEF
- a CDS encoding DUF4388 domain-containing protein, with amino-acid sequence MSIQCNVADASPSELLFFLSHFKKTGTLKLQGKNNRGEVFIKSGRIVHAVNKDAVGLEALYNLAMIQEGKIDFVQDEIPASETIAEESMQVISEAERRRAELADLMKRVPPLETVLLRAPKLSTEEDVILRKSDWKVFVMTDGKTALRNIIENSNIGILEVYSSITWLLEKSFILDPAAAMRELGSSLLKLNELVKEFGEGGVGVPAWISFLKEQVRKYDPDDSKLGPFLVWNADSLQIKQENITPKNGAVLNEFIQKLISIVLEKAVNDYGRIIAKRKYDQVAKRIS
- a CDS encoding MotA/TolQ/ExbB proton channel family protein — its product is MGVIQFYREGGWAMHLLLVSALIGLFFMFERIIFLFFKTRPDPIDYVEKLTKDIKSKKGKDGVDSALKKSRSDSFPIAKISSAILEKASYGKDEMEEARDMEALKTLSFLDRGMLVLAAVANIAPLIGFLGTVVGMMMAFEAIAKAGTVEPTIVADGIRVALITTAAGLMIAFPVSAFHVWFSSRINSLSRKFEEATSILVETVLEQEIEE